A single region of the Changchengzhania lutea genome encodes:
- the ltrA gene encoding group II intron reverse transcriptase/maturase produces the protein MIENVLSATNLFKATRQVERNKGASGVDGMKTTELSAYILENRSTILSTIRTNSYNPNSILGVTIPKGQGKTRLLGIPTVVDRWLQKAVSQQLMVHFEYDFEPVSYGFRPQKNIQKAVLQAQTYINSGYQDIVDIDLEGFFDQVDHCILLQLIYHKVKCPTTLRLIRKWLRVPILIDGKLQKRRKGIPQGSPISPLLSNIMLDVLDKEMKSMGLRYVRYADDFSVYAKSKSEAKQIGNRLFVFLKDKLKLPINKAKSGIRRPVNFELLGHGFVPIYKKGVKGQYVLVVANKSWAKFKRNLKSITKKTKPMSLLERLERLNQVCRGWMNNYRLTNIYAKSKKLDEWLRNRLRYCIWHDWKKLERKRKNLIQLGIEIGQAYAWSRTRMGGWAVAQSPILKTTITVSRLKRKGYKPLLDYINNTQTSIW, from the coding sequence ATGATTGAAAACGTATTATCAGCAACAAACCTTTTTAAAGCAACACGACAAGTGGAGCGCAATAAAGGCGCGAGCGGTGTAGATGGTATGAAAACAACGGAGCTTTCCGCTTATATATTAGAAAACCGTTCGACTATACTATCGACTATTCGCACAAACAGCTATAATCCAAATTCAATATTAGGAGTAACCATTCCAAAAGGACAGGGTAAAACCCGACTATTAGGAATACCAACTGTAGTCGATAGGTGGCTTCAAAAAGCGGTAAGTCAACAATTAATGGTTCATTTTGAATATGATTTTGAACCCGTTAGTTACGGTTTCCGTCCACAAAAGAACATCCAAAAAGCAGTATTACAAGCTCAAACGTATATCAATTCTGGTTATCAAGATATTGTAGATATTGATTTAGAAGGATTCTTTGACCAAGTAGACCACTGTATCTTACTGCAACTTATTTACCACAAGGTAAAATGTCCGACCACTTTGCGATTAATCCGAAAATGGCTTAGAGTTCCCATATTAATAGATGGAAAACTCCAAAAGCGCAGAAAAGGCATCCCGCAAGGCAGTCCAATTAGTCCCTTATTATCTAATATTATGTTAGATGTTTTGGACAAAGAAATGAAAAGCATGGGCTTGCGTTATGTTCGCTACGCTGATGATTTTAGCGTTTACGCCAAAAGCAAAAGCGAGGCTAAACAAATAGGAAATAGACTGTTTGTCTTCTTAAAAGATAAACTTAAATTACCTATAAACAAAGCCAAAAGTGGCATCCGCAGACCTGTAAACTTTGAGTTACTCGGGCATGGTTTTGTACCCATCTATAAAAAGGGTGTAAAAGGACAATATGTACTAGTGGTAGCCAATAAAAGTTGGGCAAAGTTTAAACGTAACCTAAAAAGTATAACCAAGAAAACCAAACCCATGTCGTTGTTAGAACGACTCGAACGACTTAATCAAGTCTGCCGAGGCTGGATGAACAATTACCGCTTAACCAACATCTATGCAAAAAGTAAAAAGCTAGATGAGTGGCTAAGAAATCGGTTGCGCTATTGTATTTGGCACGATTGGAAGAAACTAGAACGGAAACGTAAAAACCTAATTCAATTAGGTATAGAAATCGGACAAGCCTATGCTTGGAGTAGAACAAGAATGGGAGGCTGGGCAGTTGCTCAAAGTCCTATTCTAAAGACTACTATTACAGTCTCTAGACTTAAACGAAAAGGGTATAAACCTTTGTTAGATTACATTAATAATACGCAAACTTCAATTTGGTGA
- a CDS encoding DUF5131 family protein has translation MAKNSKIEWTDHTVNLWWGCTKVHAGCDNCYAETLSHRWGNDIWGEGKDRKRIKSSFSDLNKYQKEAEQKGINVRVFVGSMMDIFEKPKPISNKTLLAENTGDLRDELFSRISDGKYNNLTFLFLTKRPSNINKYIPFDWEINPPKNVWFGCSPVDQKTFGNLVPMLKKVNGNLFLSIEPQLSEIKNIDLTGIGWVIHGVTNS, from the coding sequence ATGGCAAAGAACAGTAAAATTGAATGGACAGACCATACTGTTAATTTATGGTGGGGCTGTACAAAAGTACACGCTGGATGCGATAATTGTTATGCGGAAACTTTATCTCATAGATGGGGAAATGATATTTGGGGCGAAGGAAAAGACCGAAAACGAATAAAATCTTCTTTTAGTGATTTGAATAAATACCAAAAAGAAGCTGAACAAAAAGGAATTAATGTTAGAGTTTTTGTTGGTTCTATGATGGATATTTTTGAAAAACCAAAACCAATATCTAACAAAACTTTATTAGCTGAAAATACAGGCGATTTAAGAGACGAATTGTTTAGTAGAATTTCTGATGGTAAATACAACAACTTAACCTTTTTGTTTTTGACTAAAAGACCAAGTAATATAAATAAATACATACCATTTGATTGGGAAATTAACCCACCAAAAAATGTATGGTTTGGTTGCTCTCCTGTTGACCAAAAAACATTTGGAAACCTTGTGCCAATGCTTAAAAAAGTGAACGGAAACTTATTTTTAAGTATAGAACCACAATTGAGCGAAATTAAAAACATTGATTTAACTGGTATTGGTTGGGTTATACACGGTGTTACCAATAGTTAA
- a CDS encoding DUF551 domain-containing protein: MKICINEFHTITHWMELPNPPYRPKENPGGIWMIN; this comes from the coding sequence ATGAAGATTTGTATAAATGAATTTCACACCATTACTCATTGGATGGAATTACCAAATCCACCATATCGACCAAAAGAAAACCCTGGAGGCATTTGGATGATAAACTAA
- a CDS encoding MBL fold metallo-hydrolase has product MKLKIVNSGSKGNAYILQSQDEALLIECGVRFSDIKNAFNFDFSKLVGAIVTHEHLDHAKSVKDVMNYGIDVHATRGTHAALQTSSNHRAKSFEYHKMFQLGKFKIMAFDVLHDAVEPCGFHIYHPECGNVLFITDLIFCKYTFPNLHNIIIEANYDEAIAKRKLNDMEFLRNRIIKNHMSIDTCESTLLANDLSKVNNIVLIHLSDSNSDALAFKDRITKATQKTVTIADAGVTIEFNVHPF; this is encoded by the coding sequence ATGAAACTAAAAATAGTTAATAGCGGTTCTAAAGGCAATGCTTACATCTTACAATCCCAAGATGAAGCATTGCTCATAGAATGTGGCGTACGTTTTAGCGATATAAAGAACGCTTTCAATTTCGACTTTTCAAAATTGGTAGGTGCCATTGTCACACATGAACACCTTGATCACGCAAAATCTGTAAAAGACGTAATGAATTACGGGATAGATGTGCATGCCACTAGAGGCACACATGCAGCACTGCAAACATCATCAAATCATCGCGCTAAGTCTTTTGAGTATCACAAGATGTTTCAGTTAGGCAAATTTAAAATTATGGCCTTTGATGTGTTACACGATGCTGTTGAGCCATGCGGTTTTCATATCTATCATCCAGAATGCGGAAACGTACTGTTTATTACAGATCTAATTTTCTGCAAGTACACCTTTCCAAACCTTCACAACATTATTATCGAAGCCAACTACGATGAAGCGATTGCCAAGCGAAAACTTAACGATATGGAATTCCTTAGAAACAGAATCATTAAGAACCACATGAGTATTGATACCTGTGAGAGCACGCTTTTAGCAAACGATTTATCTAAGGTTAACAACATTGTATTGATACATCTTTCCGATAGTAATAGTGATGCCTTAGCCTTTAAAGATCGCATTACCAAAGCAACACAAAAAACGGTCACGATTGCAGATGCAGGCGTTACTATTGAATTTAATGTACACCCATTTTAA
- a CDS encoding recombinase family protein: MSTKNAVATMKNATPSERFTQAVIKEFPTGLNSEAVELTSFQRKLIQNYFIKVDSVLGEAETKRLAKTEQYRDALPLTWANVNMHKLALDVVAYSSIGLDPMQKNHISPIPYKNNKTDKYDINLMEGFNGLELKARKYGFDVPDQVIFELKYSTDHFKSLKKNSERKVEGYEFDIINDFDRGELEGGFYYQMYSDNPEKNKLVVMTRGQIEKRKPKYASPEFWGGEKDKWVNGKKSGKETIEGWEEEMFMKTLKRHCWDKVNIDSNKIDDFLSRTLENEAQANDREIQELIQTQANGQEITIDADGVIQEDETKSLTESKDKEFEALHNEAIEAEKETTKASSPGF, from the coding sequence ATGAGTACAAAAAACGCAGTAGCAACAATGAAAAACGCTACACCATCAGAACGGTTTACACAAGCCGTAATCAAAGAATTTCCAACAGGATTAAACAGTGAAGCTGTAGAGCTTACATCGTTTCAGAGAAAACTAATTCAGAACTATTTTATAAAGGTAGATTCTGTTTTAGGTGAAGCCGAAACTAAACGCCTGGCAAAGACAGAACAGTATCGCGATGCGTTGCCTTTAACTTGGGCAAATGTAAACATGCACAAGCTCGCATTAGATGTGGTTGCATATTCTAGCATCGGATTAGATCCTATGCAGAAGAATCACATCAGCCCAATTCCTTACAAGAATAACAAAACCGATAAATACGACATTAATTTAATGGAAGGTTTTAACGGTTTAGAATTAAAAGCTCGTAAGTATGGATTTGATGTTCCGGATCAAGTAATCTTTGAACTTAAATATTCTACAGATCACTTTAAGTCCTTAAAGAAAAACTCTGAACGCAAAGTTGAAGGTTATGAGTTTGATATCATAAACGATTTTGATCGTGGCGAATTAGAAGGTGGCTTCTATTACCAAATGTACAGCGATAATCCTGAAAAGAATAAGCTGGTTGTAATGACTAGAGGTCAGATTGAAAAGCGTAAACCCAAATATGCATCTCCTGAATTTTGGGGAGGCGAAAAGGATAAGTGGGTCAATGGCAAAAAATCTGGAAAGGAAACTATTGAAGGATGGGAAGAAGAGATGTTTATGAAAACATTGAAGCGCCATTGTTGGGATAAAGTGAATATCGATTCTAATAAGATTGATGATTTCTTATCGCGCACTTTAGAAAACGAAGCTCAGGCAAATGATAGAGAGATTCAAGAACTCATTCAAACCCAAGCCAACGGGCAAGAGATTACTATTGATGCCGATGGTGTGATTCAGGAAGATGAAACTAAATCACTTACAGAATCTAAGGATAAGGAATTTGAAGCTTTGCACAATGAAGCTATAGAAGCTGAAAAGGAAACTACTAAAGCATCTAGTCCAGGATTCTAG
- a CDS encoding AAA family ATPase — protein MKTIRIKSLKLTNFKGIRSLELNELSKETFIYGANAVGKTSVFDAFIWLLFGKDSTDRKSFEVQRLDLKNNVIPKLEVQVTSILHVDGERVELTRIMRQDWTKPKGSLIAVLKGNNTVYEWNGVPMKASEFSSKINAIVDENIFKMITSTTAFNSLHWLKQRDVLIDMAGNISDIEVLDAISNIENKSEVLKLTNVLNSSKSIDEYKKELNSKVLKSKKELQTLPTRIDEVERSKPVDLDFTKLKADLEIKTKAIESVNDKVSDKLKAQQADIDSQSVIQKEIHAIETEISNKKHEINQKASADFNESQNLPREIQRKIDAVDHEIKSNDSAISINNSKTSSYANQIGDLDKSIKDLRAQWEVENAKVFKMDDADCACPTCKRDFEASDIEDKKKDLQEHFTSNKNAKLKSITDRGQSLSGQKMTLENNLLELTKELGMLQESNKIAWEKRADLSEQLKASSTSKTQIEIYADLMNSEKLFFDSKTSDIATKRESLANRPKVDTSELKEELNRLNAERDEIKSQLQKEQQIEASNKRIAELSKEETQLAQSIADLEKELFTMEAFEKEKSTRIENSVNQRFKYVDFKLFETQINGGEVPTCKALIKGVPFSDANNASRINAGVDIINTLCQHYKVTAPIFIDNRESVSELIDTESQVVNLIVSKPDIELRVSDVPQTYEEYKLSKELQTA, from the coding sequence ATGAAAACAATCAGAATCAAATCATTAAAGCTAACGAATTTTAAGGGGATTCGTAGCCTAGAATTAAACGAGCTTTCCAAAGAAACATTTATTTACGGTGCCAATGCTGTTGGTAAAACATCGGTTTTCGATGCTTTTATATGGCTTCTTTTTGGAAAGGACAGTACGGACAGAAAATCTTTTGAGGTTCAAAGATTGGACTTAAAAAATAATGTTATACCAAAACTTGAAGTGCAGGTTACTTCTATACTTCATGTAGATGGCGAGCGAGTAGAACTTACAAGAATTATGCGTCAAGACTGGACTAAACCAAAAGGTTCATTAATTGCTGTTTTGAAAGGGAATAATACAGTTTATGAGTGGAATGGCGTACCCATGAAAGCATCTGAATTTTCATCTAAAATTAATGCAATCGTCGATGAAAACATTTTTAAAATGATCACTAGCACAACAGCATTTAATAGTTTGCATTGGTTAAAGCAAAGAGATGTTTTGATAGATATGGCTGGAAATATATCTGACATTGAAGTTTTAGATGCCATTTCAAATATTGAAAACAAATCTGAAGTATTAAAGTTAACCAACGTTCTAAACTCTAGTAAGTCTATTGATGAATATAAAAAAGAGTTGAACTCTAAAGTTCTAAAATCAAAAAAAGAACTGCAAACCTTACCAACTCGTATCGATGAAGTTGAAAGAAGTAAACCTGTAGATTTAGATTTTACCAAATTAAAGGCAGATTTAGAGATAAAGACCAAGGCTATTGAATCGGTTAACGATAAAGTTTCAGACAAACTAAAGGCACAGCAGGCCGATATAGATTCACAGTCTGTCATCCAAAAAGAAATCCATGCTATTGAGACTGAAATCAGTAATAAAAAGCATGAGATTAACCAAAAGGCATCAGCAGATTTTAATGAGTCTCAAAATTTACCTAGAGAAATTCAGCGCAAAATTGATGCTGTGGACCATGAGATAAAATCCAATGATTCTGCAATCTCAATTAACAACTCTAAGACATCGAGTTATGCTAATCAGATAGGTGATCTTGATAAAAGCATTAAAGATTTAAGAGCGCAATGGGAAGTTGAGAATGCTAAGGTATTTAAAATGGACGATGCAGATTGTGCGTGTCCTACTTGCAAAAGAGATTTTGAAGCCTCAGATATTGAGGATAAAAAGAAAGACCTTCAAGAACATTTTACCAGCAACAAAAATGCAAAACTAAAAAGCATTACCGATAGAGGTCAATCCTTATCTGGTCAAAAAATGACCTTAGAAAATAATTTACTTGAATTGACGAAGGAATTAGGAATGCTTCAGGAAAGCAATAAAATTGCCTGGGAAAAACGTGCCGATTTATCAGAACAACTTAAAGCATCTTCAACCTCTAAAACGCAGATAGAAATCTATGCTGATTTAATGAACTCTGAAAAACTATTTTTTGATTCTAAAACCTCAGATATCGCTACCAAAAGAGAATCCTTAGCCAACAGGCCAAAGGTGGACACTTCAGAACTTAAAGAAGAATTAAATAGGCTGAATGCTGAACGCGACGAAATTAAATCACAGCTTCAAAAAGAGCAACAGATTGAAGCTTCTAATAAGCGTATCGCAGAACTTTCAAAAGAAGAAACTCAACTAGCACAATCTATTGCAGATCTAGAAAAAGAACTCTTTACAATGGAAGCTTTCGAAAAGGAAAAATCTACACGTATAGAGAATTCCGTTAACCAACGCTTTAAGTATGTAGACTTTAAACTGTTTGAAACGCAGATTAACGGTGGTGAAGTACCAACGTGTAAAGCATTAATTAAAGGTGTGCCGTTTAGCGATGCCAATAATGCAAGTCGTATTAATGCAGGTGTAGATATTATTAACACGCTTTGCCAGCATTACAAAGTCACAGCACCAATATTTATCGATAACCGTGAGAGTGTCTCTGAATTGATAGATACGGAATCTCAGGTTGTTAATTTGATCGTGTCTAAGCCAGATATTGAATTACGCGTGTCGGATGTGCCTCAAACTTATGAAGAGTATAAACTTAGTAAAGAACTTCAAACAGCGTAG
- a CDS encoding response regulator transcription factor, whose amino-acid sequence MIELLTNRENEVVAEISKGYTVKEAATRLFISPSTVDTHIKKSKKKSGARTLAHLSAMFVLSLENPKGFYKIMIVILFVFAQCLILMPRKINVEQRQRKTVRVSRSMTNRARYQITA is encoded by the coding sequence ATGATAGAACTATTAACTAACAGAGAAAATGAAGTTGTTGCCGAAATATCTAAAGGATATACGGTTAAAGAAGCTGCAACTAGATTATTTATATCTCCATCGACTGTTGATACGCATATTAAAAAAAGTAAAAAAAAATCTGGTGCAAGAACATTAGCTCATTTATCAGCAATGTTTGTTTTGTCTTTGGAAAATCCTAAAGGGTTTTATAAAATTATGATAGTAATATTATTTGTATTTGCACAATGTTTAATTCTTATGCCAAGAAAAATAAATGTAGAACAACGTCAAAGGAAAACGGTAAGAGTATCGCGTTCTATGACAAATAGAGCAAGATATCAGATAACTGCATAA
- a CDS encoding helix-turn-helix domain-containing protein — MFNRLKIKEIREAKNLTQDDIVRLSGIPKRSYNDYESGKTDIPSSRLQHIAKALDVTVGVIFGFSDPETREGYEDMVFKDFNKYKPVLVDDSKASLKHSEDIQTIDDMVYLKVLEVLKPYLNKIELQDAKLAELVTRLGLVEEKV; from the coding sequence ATGTTTAATAGGCTTAAAATCAAGGAAATAAGAGAAGCTAAAAACTTAACTCAAGATGATATCGTTAGGCTTTCTGGTATACCAAAACGAAGTTATAACGATTATGAGAGCGGAAAAACAGACATACCATCCTCAAGGTTGCAGCATATTGCAAAAGCCTTAGATGTAACGGTCGGTGTTATTTTTGGATTTAGTGATCCAGAAACTAGAGAAGGGTATGAGGATATGGTTTTTAAAGATTTCAATAAATATAAACCTGTTTTAGTTGATGATAGTAAAGCAAGCCTTAAGCATAGTGAAGATATACAAACAATAGATGATATGGTTTACTTAAAAGTTTTAGAAGTATTAAAACCGTATTTAAATAAAATCGAATTACAAGACGCTAAATTAGCAGAACTAGTTACTAGGTTGGGGTTGGTCGAAGAAAAAGTTTAA